The proteins below are encoded in one region of Micromonospora pisi:
- a CDS encoding ThuA domain-containing protein, with amino-acid sequence MRGALSHALLSLAVAVTSTATALVAAPTAAQAAPAAAAADPYSVLVFSKTAGFRHGSIPSGIAAIQQLGAANGFTVDATEDATAFNDANLANYKAVIWLSTTGDVLDDTQQASFERYVKAGGGYVGVHAASDTEYNWPWYGGLVGAYFNAHPANQQATVKVEDPAHPSTAGLPDKWSRFDEWYNFRTNPRANVHVLASLDERSYTPGTGAMGADHPTAWCQEYDGGRAWYTGGGHTNESYAEPEFLTHLLGGIETAAGVVDADCSASKTSSFEKVSLDSNTNNPMELDIAPDGRVFYVERDGRIQIIKPDTGTTVTAVTLPVFTGNEDGLLGIQLDPGFATNKWVYVYYAPAGGAARNYLSRFTVEGDTIDPATEKVVLQVPTQRNTCCHAGGSITFDSQGNLYLALGDNTNPFESDSFTPIDERPGRQDYDAQRSSGNTNDLRGKVLRIHPENDGTYTVPVGNLFPPGTAQTKPEIYAMGFRNPFRIGVDPETNTLYVGDYGPDAGAANPNRGPEGTVEWNIVTPGNYGWPYCHGANYAYNDWTFPSGPSGAKFDCAAPVNNSPNNTGLTNLPPAISATVDFDYSGNPLYPEIGGGGAPMGGPVYRYDENLNSERKWPAYYDGKALLGEWNQNKMYTMQVSADGKSLVDINQLLTGMTMLRPMDFEFGPDGALYLIEWGTGFGGNNDNSGIYRIDYIAGERSPIAVANAEPASGPAPLAVQFSSAGSRDPDGGALTYAWNFGDNATSTEANPSHTYAAAGNYNAQLTVTNPKGRTAVANIPVTVGNTAPTVAIEFPPDGGFFEWGDLVKYKVNVTDPEDGTIDCDRVVLQYYLGHDQHAHPLQSYTGCEGSVQTLLASGHGAEANVFGVFEAVYTDGGGAGGSHALTGRAIEQLQPKRKQAEYFSATGRLAGSTSSGDPGVARQATSDPAGGFENIGFIEADDWWTFDPANLTGIDSLRFRAASAGGGGRIEVRVGAPDGPTVATADVPNTGGWQTYVDVTADVTTPSTVSGPLYFVARNPVGSNGTGAIINVNWVDFLGRGVTDNAPPVVTAAANPTAGVAPVAVAFTSTATDPENDAPFTYAWDFGDGGTANTANANHTYTVAGNFTATLTVTDARGASTSVYVPVQVTAPNTSCFGARSDDFTGTSLDKSRWSTVIRENQLYSVANGNLVLPTAVGDLYSGTNNATNVVLQPAPNGAWQATTKVTLSATANYQQAGLILYGDDANYAKLDLLYGDSRKIEFIRETAGTPRNEAADAIPAPAGLGDTFYVRLISDGTNLTAAFSADGQTFVPVGRSTPIAGIENPKVGLFALNGNTTAPVVDALFDWFQLSPDEPAGPVVPSDEFTGTSLDKCKWNAIVREDPAGYRVTGGGLQIDVPNGDIYGAGGTPPSNFMLQNAPAGDWTIETRIDGSQFNEQYQQGGLIVYGDDDNYLKLDYIADNQAGQPLTRRIEFRSEIAAAVQDPQPNAGDLTQGIWHLRLTKAGTTYTASYSANGTDWTVLGSLTNAAVGATPKFGLFTLGAAQQASKPATFDYFRVGTTVEDSTAPVTTAAVAGTPTGGWYNGATTVTLTATDNAGGSGVAGTEYQLDAGTTWTAYTEPILVSGDGAHQVRFRSTDEAGNAEEAKSVDVKIDATAPVTSATFAPPSDSGWHAGTIPVTLAAQDAGAGVSKLEWSLDGGPWTPYTTAVSVSGDGQHELLYRATDAAGNAETLKSAVLKIDGTKPTVLVSGLADGQLYGDSADVRVSWQAVDPTSGLEATIGTLDGQPYQNNTLQALYDLPLGLHELTVTATDKAGNQTTSSVRFFVTTSFRDMQNLIDRFKATNRLSVKAHKQLTNKLTAVRDSEAAGDDKRAVQQLTAFKALVADTALVTDADVRGVLTRDADAMIVRLGGTATKAGVKANADKPVQGAGRLAEDPTRIKPGGKL; translated from the coding sequence ATGCGCGGCGCCCTCAGCCATGCGCTGCTGAGTCTCGCGGTCGCCGTCACCTCGACGGCGACCGCACTCGTAGCAGCCCCAACCGCGGCACAGGCCGCACCGGCCGCCGCGGCGGCCGATCCGTACTCGGTGCTGGTCTTCTCCAAGACCGCCGGGTTCCGGCACGGCTCCATTCCCTCCGGCATCGCGGCCATCCAGCAACTCGGGGCGGCGAACGGATTCACCGTCGACGCTACCGAGGACGCGACCGCGTTCAACGACGCCAATCTCGCCAACTACAAGGCCGTGATCTGGCTCTCCACCACCGGTGACGTGCTCGACGACACCCAGCAGGCGTCGTTCGAGCGGTACGTCAAGGCCGGCGGCGGCTACGTCGGCGTCCACGCCGCGTCCGACACCGAGTACAACTGGCCGTGGTACGGCGGACTGGTCGGCGCGTACTTCAACGCGCACCCGGCGAACCAGCAGGCCACGGTCAAGGTCGAGGACCCGGCGCACCCCTCCACGGCCGGGCTGCCGGACAAGTGGTCCCGCTTCGACGAGTGGTACAACTTCCGGACCAACCCGCGCGCGAACGTGCACGTGCTGGCCAGCCTGGACGAGCGGAGCTACACCCCGGGCACCGGCGCGATGGGCGCCGACCACCCGACCGCCTGGTGCCAGGAGTACGACGGTGGCCGTGCCTGGTACACCGGAGGTGGCCACACCAACGAGTCGTACGCGGAACCGGAGTTCCTCACCCACCTGCTCGGCGGCATCGAGACCGCCGCGGGTGTGGTGGACGCCGACTGCAGCGCCTCGAAGACCAGCAGCTTCGAGAAGGTGTCGCTGGACAGCAACACCAACAACCCGATGGAGCTGGACATCGCCCCCGACGGGCGGGTCTTCTACGTCGAGCGCGACGGCCGGATCCAGATCATCAAGCCGGACACCGGCACCACCGTCACCGCGGTCACCCTGCCGGTCTTCACCGGCAACGAGGACGGCCTGCTCGGTATCCAGCTCGACCCGGGCTTCGCCACCAACAAGTGGGTGTACGTCTACTACGCCCCCGCCGGTGGGGCGGCCCGTAACTACCTCTCCCGGTTCACGGTCGAAGGCGACACCATCGACCCGGCCACCGAGAAGGTCGTGCTCCAGGTCCCGACGCAGCGCAACACCTGCTGCCACGCGGGCGGCAGCATCACCTTCGACAGCCAGGGGAACCTGTACCTGGCGCTCGGTGACAACACCAACCCGTTCGAGTCGGACTCCTTCACCCCGATCGACGAGCGGCCGGGCCGGCAGGACTACGACGCGCAGCGTTCCTCGGGCAACACCAACGACCTGCGCGGCAAGGTGCTCCGGATCCACCCGGAGAACGACGGCACCTACACCGTTCCGGTGGGCAACCTCTTCCCGCCGGGCACCGCGCAGACCAAGCCCGAGATCTACGCGATGGGCTTCCGGAACCCGTTCCGGATCGGCGTCGACCCGGAGACCAACACCCTGTACGTGGGTGACTACGGACCGGACGCCGGTGCCGCGAACCCGAACCGTGGTCCTGAGGGCACGGTCGAGTGGAACATCGTCACGCCGGGCAACTACGGCTGGCCGTACTGCCACGGTGCGAACTACGCGTACAACGACTGGACCTTCCCGTCCGGGCCGAGTGGGGCGAAGTTCGACTGTGCCGCACCGGTGAACAACTCGCCGAACAACACCGGTCTGACCAACCTGCCGCCGGCCATCTCGGCCACGGTCGACTTCGACTACAGCGGCAACCCGCTGTATCCGGAGATCGGCGGCGGCGGTGCGCCGATGGGCGGCCCGGTCTACCGGTACGACGAGAACCTGAACTCGGAGCGGAAGTGGCCGGCGTACTACGACGGCAAGGCGCTGCTCGGCGAGTGGAACCAGAACAAGATGTACACCATGCAGGTCAGTGCCGACGGCAAGTCGCTGGTCGACATCAACCAACTGCTGACCGGCATGACCATGTTGCGGCCGATGGACTTCGAGTTCGGTCCGGACGGGGCGCTGTACCTGATCGAGTGGGGTACCGGCTTCGGCGGCAACAACGACAACTCGGGCATCTACCGGATCGACTACATCGCCGGTGAGCGGTCGCCGATCGCGGTGGCAAACGCCGAGCCCGCGTCGGGTCCGGCGCCGTTGGCGGTGCAGTTCTCCAGCGCCGGGTCGCGTGACCCGGACGGTGGCGCACTGACGTACGCCTGGAACTTCGGCGACAACGCCACCTCGACCGAGGCGAACCCGTCGCACACCTACGCGGCGGCGGGCAACTACAACGCGCAGCTCACGGTCACCAACCCGAAGGGGCGGACCGCGGTCGCGAACATACCGGTCACGGTCGGCAACACCGCGCCGACGGTCGCCATCGAGTTCCCGCCGGACGGCGGCTTCTTCGAGTGGGGCGACCTGGTCAAGTACAAGGTCAACGTGACCGACCCGGAGGACGGCACGATCGACTGTGACCGGGTGGTGCTGCAGTACTACCTCGGCCACGACCAGCACGCGCACCCCCTGCAGTCGTACACCGGCTGCGAGGGTTCGGTCCAGACGCTGCTCGCCTCCGGGCACGGCGCCGAGGCGAACGTCTTCGGTGTGTTCGAGGCGGTCTACACCGACGGCGGCGGCGCCGGCGGTTCGCACGCCCTGACCGGGCGGGCGATCGAGCAGCTCCAGCCGAAGCGCAAGCAGGCGGAGTACTTCTCCGCCACCGGCCGGCTGGCCGGCAGCACCAGCTCGGGTGACCCGGGTGTGGCGCGGCAGGCGACCAGCGACCCCGCTGGCGGCTTCGAGAACATCGGCTTCATCGAGGCCGACGACTGGTGGACCTTCGACCCGGCGAACCTGACCGGCATCGACTCGCTCCGGTTCCGCGCGGCCTCGGCCGGCGGCGGCGGGCGGATCGAGGTCCGCGTCGGCGCACCGGACGGCCCCACGGTCGCCACGGCCGACGTACCGAACACGGGTGGTTGGCAGACCTACGTCGACGTCACCGCCGACGTGACCACGCCGAGCACCGTCAGCGGTCCGCTCTACTTCGTGGCCCGCAACCCGGTCGGTTCCAACGGGACCGGCGCGATCATCAACGTGAACTGGGTCGACTTCCTCGGCCGGGGTGTCACCGACAACGCCCCGCCGGTCGTCACCGCCGCAGCGAACCCGACCGCCGGCGTCGCGCCGGTGGCGGTCGCCTTCACGAGTACGGCGACCGACCCGGAGAACGACGCCCCGTTCACGTACGCGTGGGACTTCGGTGACGGCGGTACGGCGAACACCGCCAACGCCAACCACACGTACACCGTGGCGGGCAACTTCACCGCCACCCTGACCGTGACCGACGCCCGTGGTGCCTCCACCAGCGTCTACGTCCCGGTCCAGGTGACCGCGCCGAACACGTCCTGCTTCGGGGCGCGCTCGGACGACTTCACCGGCACCTCGCTGGACAAGTCGCGCTGGTCGACCGTGATCCGGGAGAACCAGCTCTACTCGGTCGCCAACGGCAACCTGGTGCTGCCGACCGCGGTCGGCGACCTGTACAGCGGCACGAACAACGCCACCAACGTGGTGCTCCAGCCGGCCCCGAACGGAGCCTGGCAGGCGACCACCAAGGTGACGCTGAGCGCGACCGCCAACTACCAGCAGGCAGGGCTGATCCTCTACGGCGACGACGCGAACTACGCCAAGCTGGACCTGCTCTACGGCGACAGTCGCAAGATCGAGTTCATCCGGGAGACCGCCGGTACGCCGCGCAACGAGGCCGCCGACGCCATCCCGGCACCGGCCGGTCTGGGTGACACGTTCTACGTGCGCCTGATCAGCGACGGCACCAACCTGACCGCGGCCTTCTCGGCCGACGGCCAGACCTTCGTCCCGGTCGGCCGCTCGACCCCGATCGCCGGGATCGAGAACCCGAAGGTGGGGCTGTTCGCGCTGAACGGCAACACCACCGCCCCGGTGGTGGACGCGCTGTTCGACTGGTTCCAGCTCTCCCCGGACGAGCCGGCCGGCCCGGTTGTGCCGTCCGACGAGTTCACCGGCACCAGCCTGGACAAGTGCAAGTGGAACGCGATCGTCCGGGAAGACCCGGCCGGATACCGGGTGACCGGTGGTGGCCTGCAGATCGACGTACCGAACGGCGACATCTACGGAGCCGGCGGCACCCCGCCGTCGAACTTCATGCTGCAGAACGCGCCGGCCGGTGACTGGACGATCGAGACCAGGATCGACGGCAGCCAGTTCAACGAGCAGTACCAGCAGGGCGGTCTCATCGTCTACGGCGACGACGACAACTACCTCAAGCTGGACTACATCGCCGACAACCAGGCGGGTCAGCCGCTGACCCGGCGGATCGAGTTCCGCAGCGAGATCGCCGCGGCGGTGCAGGATCCGCAGCCGAACGCCGGCGACCTGACCCAGGGGATCTGGCACCTGCGGCTGACCAAGGCGGGCACGACGTACACCGCGTCGTACTCGGCGAACGGGACCGACTGGACGGTGTTGGGGAGCCTGACCAACGCGGCCGTGGGCGCCACGCCCAAGTTCGGCCTCTTCACCCTCGGCGCGGCCCAGCAGGCGTCGAAGCCGGCGACGTTCGACTACTTCCGGGTGGGCACCACGGTCGAGGACTCGACCGCACCGGTGACCACCGCGGCGGTGGCCGGTACGCCGACCGGTGGCTGGTACAACGGCGCCACCACGGTCACCCTGACCGCCACCGACAACGCCGGTGGCAGCGGAGTGGCCGGCACCGAGTACCAGCTCGACGCGGGCACCACCTGGACCGCCTACACCGAGCCGATCCTGGTCTCCGGTGACGGCGCCCACCAGGTGCGGTTCCGCTCCACCGACGAGGCCGGCAACGCCGAGGAGGCGAAGAGCGTCGACGTGAAGATCGACGCCACCGCGCCGGTGACCTCGGCGACCTTCGCACCCCCGAGCGACAGCGGTTGGCACGCCGGGACCATCCCGGTGACGTTGGCCGCCCAGGACGCGGGTGCGGGTGTCAGCAAGCTGGAGTGGTCGCTCGACGGCGGCCCCTGGACGCCGTACACCACGGCGGTCAGTGTCAGCGGCGACGGGCAGCACGAACTGCTGTACCGGGCCACCGACGCGGCCGGCAACGCCGAGACGCTGAAGTCGGCCGTACTGAAGATCGACGGCACCAAGCCCACCGTCCTGGTCTCCGGTCTCGCCGACGGCCAGCTCTACGGCGACAGTGCCGACGTACGGGTCTCCTGGCAGGCGGTCGACCCGACCTCCGGTCTGGAAGCCACCATCGGCACCCTGGACGGCCAGCCGTACCAGAACAACACCCTGCAGGCCCTCTACGACCTTCCGCTGGGTCTGCACGAACTGACCGTGACCGCCACCGACAAGGCCGGCAACCAGACGACCTCTTCGGTGCGGTTCTTCGTCACCACCTCGTTCCGGGACATGCAGAACCTGATCGACCGGTTCAAGGCCACCAACCGGCTCTCCGTCAAGGCCCACAAGCAGCTGACCAACAAGCTGACGGCGGTCCGCGACTCCGAGGCGGCGGGTGACGACAAGCGGGCGGTTCAGCAGTTGACCGCGTTCAAGGCGCTGGTGGCCGACACGGCTCTGGTCACCGACGCCGACGTACGCGGCGTACTGACCCGGGACGCGGACGCCATGATCGTCCGGCTCGGTGGCACCGCCACCAAGGCCGGTGTGAAGGCCAACGCCGACAAGCCCGTCCAAGGGGCGGGACGTCTCGCTGAGGACCCGACCCGGATCAAGCCGGGCGGCAAGCTCTAA
- the thiE gene encoding thiamine phosphate synthase has translation MPALGRLHLITDTRTGRDPIATVRAALAVAGPELVVQVRVEDDATDREAYDLAGRIVELCTPAGATCLVNDRLHVALAVHAAGGHVGALDLPVAAARRVLGPDALLGATARDPATALDAVADGASYLGVGPCYATTTKDGLPEPIGPAGVGRVVEAVGVPVIAIGGVTAERVPALLAAGAYGVAVVGALSGAADPSRATTELLAALGRTGAPTC, from the coding sequence GTGCCCGCACTGGGACGACTGCATCTCATCACCGACACCCGTACCGGGCGTGATCCGATCGCCACGGTACGTGCCGCACTGGCCGTCGCCGGCCCCGAACTCGTGGTCCAGGTACGCGTCGAGGACGACGCCACCGACCGCGAGGCGTACGACCTCGCCGGTCGGATCGTCGAACTCTGCACCCCGGCCGGTGCGACCTGCCTGGTCAACGACCGGCTGCACGTGGCGCTCGCGGTGCACGCCGCCGGAGGGCACGTCGGGGCACTGGACCTGCCGGTCGCGGCCGCCCGGCGGGTGCTCGGGCCGGACGCGCTGCTCGGTGCCACCGCCCGGGACCCCGCCACCGCCCTCGACGCCGTCGCCGACGGCGCCAGCTACCTCGGTGTCGGCCCCTGTTACGCCACCACCACCAAGGACGGGCTGCCGGAACCGATCGGGCCGGCAGGTGTCGGACGGGTCGTCGAGGCGGTGGGCGTACCGGTCATCGCGATCGGTGGGGTGACCGCCGAGCGGGTGCCGGCGCTGCTCGCCGCCGGGGCGTACGGCGTCGCCGTGGTCGGTGCCCTCTCCGGCGCCGCCGACCCCTCCCGGGCCACCACCGAACTGCTCGCCGCACTCGGCCGCACCGGAGCCCCGACATGTTAG